Genomic window (Polaribacter batillariae):
GGTAGATGCAGTAAGCTTGTTTACACTCATTTGCGGTGTACGAATGTTTAGTTTTTCGATATTACTTTCTATAATAATTTCGTCTAAACTTTCGGTTTCTTCGACAAGATTAAAATTTTTGGTCGTTTTTTCTACTAAGTTTAGGGTTTCTTGTAAAGTAGTATATCCTAAATAACTAACTTGTATTTTATAGGTGCCTTTAGGAATTGTTATGGAGTAAAAACCATATTCGTTGGTGGTTGTTCCTGCATTTAAATTTGGAAAATAAATAGAAACACCAATTAATGTTTCGTTATTAGAATTGTCGTAAACAGTTCCACTAAGTGTAATTTTTTCTTGTCCTAAAAAAGTAAAAGAACAGAGGAAAAATAGAATACATATGTTTTTTAAATGCATTGTTTTTTGTTTAATTATATTGATAATAATTTCAACAAAAATACAACACAAAACTGATACAAAAAGAAACTTTAAAAGAAATTTTAAAAAAGAATGTATTAATCGTACGTGATATCTTCTACTTCAATTTTTTTGTTTTTAATAAAATCGTATAAAGTTAACCTTCTAAGTGTATAATAATCTATCCAAAACTTTTCTAGAGAATTTAAATATTGCAATACAGATCTGTCTTTTTCAGTTAAAGCCAAGTTTAAGTCTGTAATAGTAATTTTGCCCAAAACAAAACGTTTTTTAGTAATTTCGTACCTTTTGGTTGCGATTTCTTTCGCTTTTTTAGCTGTTTTTAAAAAATTACGTTGATTTTGCCAATTTAGTGTGTGTAGGTAAATTTCTTGTTCGAATTCTTGTTCGTCTTGATCTACATTATTGTAAATTAAATCTTTATCTGCCTCAGCTAATTTTCTTCGAGATTTAGAAACGCCCCAATCTAATAAAGGAATACTTAGTGTAACTTGTAAGTTTTGTTGTTGATTGTAGTTTTGAAAAAGATCGTTAAAAACATCTCCTTGTTGCGAAATACCAAAATTAGCACTTAACCCTAGTCGCAAACGATTGCTTCCTTTTACTTCTGCAACACGTTTTTCTGCCTCTAAGCGTTTTCTACGAAACTCTATAACTGCTTTTCTATTAGATTTTGCTTCTTCTAATGCTTTTTCTACGGTTACTGTAAATGTGGTTAACTCTTTAGGAATATTTAGTACGAGGTTTTCTGTGTTTAACTCTAAATACCTTGCTAAATTTTGAGAACTTCTTTTTAAATCTATTTCGTTTGTAGTAACTGTATTTTTAGAGTTTAGTACAGATAACTCCATTTGTAGCAAATCGTTTTCTGCGATTTTTCCTATTTTAAATCTTCCTTTTGAGATTTGAAAAAGTGTATCTTGATTTGATAAGTTGGCCAATGCAATTTTTGTTTGCATTTGGGCTTTTAAAAGCGCAAAATATCTTCTGGCTGTATTTAAAGATATTTCTTCCATACTTTCTATAAATTGCCTTTTAGACTCTTCGTAAATTAAAGGTTCAATTTTTTTGTCCCATTTAAACTCATTAAATAATAAAGAATTTTGATTGTAATTGATAGAAAATGGAACTACGGAAAATCTGGTAGCGTTATTATCTCCAAAAATATCTACGCGTTCTAATTGAGAACTAAAAGATAAGGTACCTCCAGTAAAAGCAATATTCTGATTTAAAGAAAGTGTTCCATCGATTCTAGATTGATTCGAACGCACAAAAATATCTTGTCCACTATCGTTGGTTAACCTTTGAACTGAATTGGCATATTGTGGTAAAGTAGCATCTAACCTTAATTGAGGTAAAAAACCTGCTTTATAATTTCGATACCTCCAATAACTAGATTGATTTTGGTTTAATAATGCTTTGTAATCGGGTGATTTTTTTTGTGCAATTTCTATTGCTTGCTCTAGTGTAATAAACTGTTTATTTTGACTGAAAGTAACTCCAGTATATAAAACGCAAAGAAATAAAATAAGATTTTTCATAGTTTTATTCGTGTCTAATTGCTTCAATAGGGCTTTTGTTTGCGGCAGATCTTGCAGGTGCGATTCCAAAAACTAATCCAATAAGTGTTGCCACAAAAAAGGATAGTAAAATAGAATTTAAAGATAAAATAGTTTCAATTCCGGTAGTAGCTTCTAAAATATAGGAGGCTAAAATCCCTAAAAAAATTCCTATAATTCCTCCACCAATACTTACCAGTACAGATTCTGTTAAAAATTGAAGAATTACATCTTCTTGTGTGGCGCCAATGGCTCTTATAATGCCAATTTCTTTGGTTCTTTCTAAAACAGAAGCCAGCATAATATTCATAATACCAATACCACCAATTAACAAAGAAATACCAGCAATAATACTTAAAACAATATTAAATATTTGTTTTGTTTTTTGTTGCTGTTTTAAAAGCTGAATGGGTATAGAGATTTCGAAATCTAACATTCCATTATGTTTTCTCTTTAACATTCTACTTAAAACATCTGCAGTTGCATTTAGTTCTTTTGAGTTGTTTACTTGAACAATTAATTTGTCTATTTGATGATAATTACCTCTTGGAATTCTTTTTTTAGGACCTTGTGAATTGCCATTACTTATCACAAAAATTCCATTTTCAAAATCCATTTGTTTTTCAGAAATTATTTTACGGTCTTTATATCTAACTAAAAATGTTTTTATGGGAATATAAATATCTTGGTTCATATCTCTAATTCCTAAATTTTCTTGTGCAGTATCAGAAATAAATTTTTCTTCTATAACCCCAATAACTTGTAACCAAACATCTTTTACTTTAATATTTTTTCCGATGGCACTTTCTCCAGTAAATAATTTTTTCTCGATTTTTTTACCAATAATACAAACAGGCAATGCATTTTTCGATTGTGCAATAGAAAAGTTTTTTCCGCTTTCTATCTCTATATTAGAGGTTGCAAAATACTCATTAGAAACACCAATTAGTTTTACAGGATTTTGTCTTCCTTTTTTAATTACGTAAGTGTCTAAAATTATTTCTGGACTTACTGTTTTTACAGAAGGAATGTTGTTTGCAATACTTGTTACATCTAACATGTCTAATCCCTTAGAAAAACGTTTAGATTCTGTATTCGCTTCATCATCTTCATCTTCTGAAGCGTTGTCTTTTTTTTCATCGGGTATAGGTGTAATAACAATATTATTTACCCCCACCAATTCTAATTGAGATAAAATTTCTTTTTCGGCTCCATTACCAATCGCAAGCATGGTAATTACAGCTGCAACACCAAAAATAATGCCTAAAGAAGTTAGTAAAGTTCTTATTTTATTGGAAGAAATTACACGAATGGCTTCACTAAAATTAGATTTTAGTTTCTCTATGTATATTTTATTAAACATAGAAATTAGTTTAATTTTATAATTTCGGCTGCCTCATAACCTTCGGGTTTGTTTAGGTAAACGAGGTCGTTTTCCGACAATCCTTTTCTAACAATAACCGCATCGTTATTAGAGTCTCCTATTTCTATTTGTTTTTTTGTAATAGAAAAACCAGATTTTGTATATACATAGGTTATTGAATCTTTAGAAAAAACAGCTTCTAAAGGAATGCTTAAGACATCCTTTTTTTCGAAGGTTAATATTCTATTAGAAGTAGTCATTCCTGGTCTTATGTTTTCATTTGTTTCTTTTAATTTAATTAAAACTTGAAACACTTTAATATCTGAACCTCTTTTCTTTTCTCCAACATTTGCAACATCTGTTACAACTCCATCTAATTCTACATCAGGAAAAGCATCAAAACCAACTTTTACAGGCAACCCTTTTTTAATTTTTCGAATATCTACTTCGTTTGCATATGTTTTAGATTCCATTTTTGTTAAATCTGGCAAACTTGCAATAGATGGATCCCAAGGACTTATAGAAGATCCTACTTTTCTCTTTGTTCCATTCCATTCTTTTACATAAGTAATCATTCCATTACCGTTCGAATAAATAGTAAAAGATTTTAATAACTCTAATAAGTTATTTACCTCTTTTTTTATTTTAGAAACCTCTGTACCTACTTCAACCATTTTAGCA
Coding sequences:
- a CDS encoding efflux RND transporter periplasmic adaptor subunit; translation: MNKKRIAIITVLLALVTYALYSYFSTSSNDTIYLTSKVKKGDFISEVITSGEAQSTSLKNINGPENLRKFKLRDIKIQDLIPEGTIVKKGDYVGRLDPSGVNEQILDARLNLETAQSKYTQQQLDTTLSLKQERNAIKDLRFSMEETKLELKQSIYEPPATIKKLEIKLEKAERDLKEKLENYNIKKKQANAKMVEVGTEVSKIKKEVNNLLELLKSFTIYSNGNGMITYVKEWNGTKRKVGSSISPWDPSIASLPDLTKMESKTYANEVDIRKIKKGLPVKVGFDAFPDVELDGVVTDVANVGEKKRGSDIKVFQVLIKLKETNENIRPGMTTSNRILTFEKKDVLSIPLEAVFSKDSITYVYTKSGFSITKKQIEIGDSNNDAVIVRKGLSENDLVYLNKPEGYEAAEIIKLN
- a CDS encoding TolC family protein, which encodes MKNLILFLCVLYTGVTFSQNKQFITLEQAIEIAQKKSPDYKALLNQNQSSYWRYRNYKAGFLPQLRLDATLPQYANSVQRLTNDSGQDIFVRSNQSRIDGTLSLNQNIAFTGGTLSFSSQLERVDIFGDNNATRFSVVPFSINYNQNSLLFNEFKWDKKIEPLIYEESKRQFIESMEEISLNTARRYFALLKAQMQTKIALANLSNQDTLFQISKGRFKIGKIAENDLLQMELSVLNSKNTVTTNEIDLKRSSQNLARYLELNTENLVLNIPKELTTFTVTVEKALEEAKSNRKAVIEFRRKRLEAEKRVAEVKGSNRLRLGLSANFGISQQGDVFNDLFQNYNQQQNLQVTLSIPLLDWGVSKSRRKLAEADKDLIYNNVDQDEQEFEQEIYLHTLNWQNQRNFLKTAKKAKEIATKRYEITKKRFVLGKITITDLNLALTEKDRSVLQYLNSLEKFWIDYYTLRRLTLYDFIKNKKIEVEDITYD
- a CDS encoding ABC transporter permease; translated protein: MFNKIYIEKLKSNFSEAIRVISSNKIRTLLTSLGIIFGVAAVITMLAIGNGAEKEILSQLELVGVNNIVITPIPDEKKDNASEDEDDEANTESKRFSKGLDMLDVTSIANNIPSVKTVSPEIILDTYVIKKGRQNPVKLIGVSNEYFATSNIEIESGKNFSIAQSKNALPVCIIGKKIEKKLFTGESAIGKNIKVKDVWLQVIGVIEEKFISDTAQENLGIRDMNQDIYIPIKTFLVRYKDRKIISEKQMDFENGIFVISNGNSQGPKKRIPRGNYHQIDKLIVQVNNSKELNATADVLSRMLKRKHNGMLDFEISIPIQLLKQQQKTKQIFNIVLSIIAGISLLIGGIGIMNIMLASVLERTKEIGIIRAIGATQEDVILQFLTESVLVSIGGGIIGIFLGILASYILEATTGIETILSLNSILLSFFVATLIGLVFGIAPARSAANKSPIEAIRHE